From one Falco biarmicus isolate bFalBia1 unplaced genomic scaffold, bFalBia1.pri scaffold_27, whole genome shotgun sequence genomic stretch:
- the LOC130143348 gene encoding heat shock factor protein 5-like isoform X3, protein MNELQNPPMQSSYEAELMPSDWLCNTSEENKKAEVSLEATFQVAAEVHSSCKAEKVGVAPVESQNSILELNGNQALPVNSYTPSSTEESQLECLTPVTSDTSFLVAADGALDLSPLQPSDILCAADTTLSIETAAAAKILQELLTTQEADEERSKEPDHRAAEFSLMFFQEELSSPEQENTSVKSESRTAETEERQFTSGAEPVNESVEQTDSSVKSFSQKRHSSYTGSSLDLRLPVDVPRKRGCFLEDEIRE, encoded by the exons ATGAATGAACTGCAG aatcctCCAATGCAGTCATCTTATGAAGCTGAACTGATGCCGTCTGACTGGCTATGTAAtacatctgaagaaaacaagaaggcagaAGTCAGTCTTGAAGCCACGTTTCAGGTTGCCGCTGAGGTGCATTCAtcatgcaaagctgaaaaggtgGGAGTGGCACCTGTAGAGAGCCAGAATTCAATCCTGGAGCTTAATGGAAATCAGGCATTGCCTGTTAATAGTTACACACCTTCTTCAACTGAGGAAAGCCAGCTGGAATGTCTCACTCCTGTAACTTCAGACACGTCATTTCTGGTGGCAGCAGATGGAGCACTGGATTTGTCTCCGTTACAGCCTTCTGACATTCTTTGTGCTGCCGATACCACTCTGTCTatagaaactgctgctgctgctaaaatacTACAAGAACTTCTGACCACACAGGAAGCAGATGAAGAACGGAGCAAAGAACCAGATCACCGCGCAGCTGAGTTCTCCCTCatgttttttcaggaagaattgtCCAGTCCAGAGCAG gagaatacTAGTGTTAAAAGTGAATCCAGGACAGCGGAGACAGAAGAGAGACAATTCACTTCAGGAGCTGAGCCTGTGAACGAATCTGTAGAACAGACAGATTCATCTGTAAAATCTTTCTCCCAGAAAAGACACAGTTCATACACAGGCAGCTCTCTCG atCTCCGTCTACCGGTGGATGTACCTCGGAAGCGGGGGTGCTTTCTGGAGGACGAAATAAGAGAGTGA
- the LOC130143348 gene encoding heat shock factor protein 5-like isoform X1 — protein MNELQNPPMQSSYEAELMPSDWLCNTSEENKKAEVSLEATFQVAAEVHSSCKAEKVGVAPVESQNSILELNGNQALPVNSYTPSSTEESQLECLTPVTSDTSFLVAADGALDLSPLQPSDILCAADTTLSIETAAAAKILQELLTTQEADEERSKEPDHRAAEFSLMFFQEELSSPEQENTSVKSESRTAETEERQFTSGAEPVNESVEQTDSSVKSFSQKRHSSYTGSSLDLRLLVDAPWKRGCFLAVTDAQQLPAGFPCQTCSGVARNGALARQRVSHRCSLRVLDDQG, from the exons ATGAATGAACTGCAG aatcctCCAATGCAGTCATCTTATGAAGCTGAACTGATGCCGTCTGACTGGCTATGTAAtacatctgaagaaaacaagaaggcagaAGTCAGTCTTGAAGCCACGTTTCAGGTTGCCGCTGAGGTGCATTCAtcatgcaaagctgaaaaggtgGGAGTGGCACCTGTAGAGAGCCAGAATTCAATCCTGGAGCTTAATGGAAATCAGGCATTGCCTGTTAATAGTTACACACCTTCTTCAACTGAGGAAAGCCAGCTGGAATGTCTCACTCCTGTAACTTCAGACACGTCATTTCTGGTGGCAGCAGATGGAGCACTGGATTTGTCTCCGTTACAGCCTTCTGACATTCTTTGTGCTGCCGATACCACTCTGTCTatagaaactgctgctgctgctaaaatacTACAAGAACTTCTGACCACACAGGAAGCAGATGAAGAACGGAGCAAAGAACCAGATCACCGCGCAGCTGAGTTCTCCCTCatgttttttcaggaagaattgtCCAGTCCAGAGCAG gagaatacTAGTGTTAAAAGTGAATCCAGGACAGCGGAGACAGAAGAGAGACAATTCACTTCAGGAGCTGAGCCTGTGAACGAATCTGTAGAACAGACAGATTCATCTGTAAAATCTTTCTCCCAGAAAAGACACAGTTCATACACAGGCAGCTCTCTCG atCTCCGTCTGCTGGTGGACGCCCCTTGGAAGCGGGGGTGCTTTCTGGCGGTGACAGATgcgcagcagctgccagctggcttCCCTTGTCAGACGTGTAGCGGTGTTGCAAGAAATGGAGCTTTGGCACGGCAACGGGTGTCGCATCGGTGTTCTCTCCGTGTTCTCGATGACCAGGGGTGA
- the LOC130143348 gene encoding heat shock factor protein 5-like isoform X2 — translation MQSSYEAELMPSDWLCNTSEENKKAEVSLEATFQVAAEVHSSCKAEKVGVAPVESQNSILELNGNQALPVNSYTPSSTEESQLECLTPVTSDTSFLVAADGALDLSPLQPSDILCAADTTLSIETAAAAKILQELLTTQEADEERSKEPDHRAAEFSLMFFQEELSSPEQENTSVKSESRTAETEERQFTSGAEPVNESVEQTDSSVKSFSQKRHSSYTGSSLDLRLLVDAPWKRGCFLAVTDAQQLPAGFPCQTCSGVARNGALARQRVSHRCSLRVLDDQG, via the exons ATGCAGTCATCTTATGAAGCTGAACTGATGCCGTCTGACTGGCTATGTAAtacatctgaagaaaacaagaaggcagaAGTCAGTCTTGAAGCCACGTTTCAGGTTGCCGCTGAGGTGCATTCAtcatgcaaagctgaaaaggtgGGAGTGGCACCTGTAGAGAGCCAGAATTCAATCCTGGAGCTTAATGGAAATCAGGCATTGCCTGTTAATAGTTACACACCTTCTTCAACTGAGGAAAGCCAGCTGGAATGTCTCACTCCTGTAACTTCAGACACGTCATTTCTGGTGGCAGCAGATGGAGCACTGGATTTGTCTCCGTTACAGCCTTCTGACATTCTTTGTGCTGCCGATACCACTCTGTCTatagaaactgctgctgctgctaaaatacTACAAGAACTTCTGACCACACAGGAAGCAGATGAAGAACGGAGCAAAGAACCAGATCACCGCGCAGCTGAGTTCTCCCTCatgttttttcaggaagaattgtCCAGTCCAGAGCAG gagaatacTAGTGTTAAAAGTGAATCCAGGACAGCGGAGACAGAAGAGAGACAATTCACTTCAGGAGCTGAGCCTGTGAACGAATCTGTAGAACAGACAGATTCATCTGTAAAATCTTTCTCCCAGAAAAGACACAGTTCATACACAGGCAGCTCTCTCG atCTCCGTCTGCTGGTGGACGCCCCTTGGAAGCGGGGGTGCTTTCTGGCGGTGACAGATgcgcagcagctgccagctggcttCCCTTGTCAGACGTGTAGCGGTGTTGCAAGAAATGGAGCTTTGGCACGGCAACGGGTGTCGCATCGGTGTTCTCTCCGTGTTCTCGATGACCAGGGGTGA